A single genomic interval of Lathyrus oleraceus cultivar Zhongwan6 chromosome 7, CAAS_Psat_ZW6_1.0, whole genome shotgun sequence harbors:
- the LOC127104394 gene encoding uncharacterized protein LOC127104394, whose product MNYINGSLPTKLPVFDGNNWNQWPIQMRVLFGAQDVLDLVNDGYVDANMFEKIVDSTTVKVVWGTLVRCYDDDATMKKMKSYGETLSEQVIIVKVMGSLTPQIDYIVVAIKNSKDLNIMRIEEFHISLEAQELRLIERTSEREVEQALKASSKKESKEQSWSEVKKRHGGGFHKSQASNSNEKKYHKGNEKFDKKKQT is encoded by the exons ATGAACTACATAAATGGTAGCTTGCCTACAAAGCTTCCAGTGTTTGATGGAAATAATTGGAATCAGTGGCCGATtcagatgcgtgtgttgtttggcgctcaagatgttcttgatcttGTCAATGACGGTTATGTGGATGCAAACATGTTTGAGAAAATCGTTGATTCAACGACAGTGAAGGTTGTGTGGGGCACACTGGTACGGTGCTACGACGATGATGCAAcaatgaagaag ATGAAATCTTATGGAGAAACTTTATCAGAACAAGTAATCATTGTGAAGGTAATGGGATCTCTTACTCCTCAAATTGATTACATTGTTGTAGCAATTAAAAATTCTAAAGACCTCAACATCATGAGGATTGAAGAGTTTCATATCagtctagaggcacaagagttaCGTCTGATTGAGAGAACCTCTGAAAGAGAGGTAGAGCAGGCTCTGAAGGCGTCTTCTAAGAAAGAGAGTAAGGAGCAGTCTTGGTCAGAAGTCAAGAAAAGACATGGTGGTGGTTTTCATAAGTCACAAGCCTCCAATTCTAATGAGAAGAAATATCATAAGGGAAAtgagaagtttgacaagaagaagcAAACATAG